From the genome of Nodosilinea sp. FACHB-141, one region includes:
- a CDS encoding Rrf2 family transcriptional regulator: MKLTTRGHYSVKALLDLTLHPSRHPISVHTIATRQGLPPPYLEKLLIELRRAGIVESVRGPQGGYRLAKPADQIFLGQILAAVGEQVDPLPRHSPQADQAEDWVTFAVWNRLSQKLKEALYSISLEDLYFDARSWQAAQGDDVSFMV, translated from the coding sequence ATGAAATTAACAACTCGCGGACATTACAGTGTTAAAGCACTGCTCGACCTGACGTTACATCCCTCCCGCCACCCGATCTCAGTGCACACTATTGCAACGCGCCAGGGGCTCCCACCGCCTTACTTAGAAAAGCTCTTGATTGAACTGCGGCGAGCGGGCATTGTGGAATCGGTGCGCGGTCCCCAGGGTGGTTACCGATTAGCTAAGCCCGCTGACCAAATTTTTTTGGGGCAAATATTAGCAGCCGTCGGCGAACAGGTTGACCCGTTACCTCGCCACAGCCCCCAAGCCGACCAAGCCGAAGATTGGGTTACCTTCGCCGTGTGGAACCGGCTATCCCAAAAGCTGAAGGAAGCCCTTTATAGTATTTCCCTGGAAGACTTGTATTTTGATGCCCGCAGTTGGCAGGCGGCCCAGGGGGATGATGTCAGCTTTATGGTTTAA
- a CDS encoding ArsB/NhaD family transporter has product METWSEITASVVFFGVLALIATERMHLTVAALLGAMLLIFFHVLTLEQAIGYIGNSHATLALFFGVMVMVRAFEPTKIFEYLATQMVIMARGEGKRLLLGIVAITTPICAMLPNATTVMLLAPLIPPMAAELNINFVPLLILMVFVANSAGLLTLVGDPATFIVGDAINMSFLEYLTKLSLGGVVAIATIVFMLPILFPNTWNKKLDDLDHLPHPVVNHPRMLALGGLIVALVLGLFVVGESLPVPVSPPTIALLGAALCLLLTHHSGIDTVHNILRDVDWSTLIFFMSVFVLIGGLQETGVISSASGLLGVVIGKNIALGSMLLLFVTGILSSLIPNIPLVVAMVPLLKEYLVNVNLAGPELLSPDFAGQISPEILPLFAAMMFGATLGGNGTLVGASSNIVAAGIAEQHGKPISFRQFLNYGLPIMALQLITISAYVGMRFLL; this is encoded by the coding sequence ATGGAAACCTGGTCTGAGATCACCGCATCGGTGGTCTTTTTTGGGGTATTGGCCCTGATCGCCACCGAGCGCATGCACCTCACCGTTGCGGCCCTCTTGGGCGCAATGCTGCTGATATTTTTTCATGTGCTGACTCTTGAGCAAGCCATTGGCTACATCGGCAACAGCCACGCCACCCTGGCGCTGTTTTTTGGGGTGATGGTGATGGTGCGGGCCTTTGAACCCACCAAAATTTTTGAATATTTAGCTACCCAAATGGTGATTATGGCCCGCGGGGAGGGCAAGCGGCTGCTGCTGGGCATTGTGGCTATTACCACTCCGATCTGCGCCATGCTGCCCAATGCCACCACCGTCATGCTGCTGGCGCCGCTGATTCCACCCATGGCGGCAGAGCTCAACATCAACTTCGTACCCCTGCTGATCTTGATGGTATTTGTGGCCAACAGCGCCGGCCTGCTCACCCTAGTGGGCGACCCGGCCACCTTCATTGTGGGCGACGCGATTAACATGAGCTTTTTGGAATATCTCACCAAGCTCAGTCTGGGGGGCGTAGTGGCGATCGCCACTATCGTCTTCATGCTGCCTATCCTCTTTCCCAACACCTGGAATAAAAAGCTCGATGACCTCGACCACCTGCCTCATCCGGTCGTCAACCATCCCCGCATGCTGGCTCTGGGTGGGCTGATTGTGGCCCTGGTGCTGGGGCTCTTTGTAGTGGGCGAAAGCCTGCCAGTGCCAGTCTCTCCCCCTACGATCGCTCTGCTGGGGGCCGCTCTCTGCCTGCTGCTCACCCACCACAGCGGCATCGACACCGTGCACAACATTCTGCGCGATGTCGACTGGAGCACGCTGATCTTTTTCATGAGCGTCTTTGTGCTGATTGGCGGCCTGCAAGAAACTGGGGTGATCAGCTCGGCCTCAGGGCTGCTGGGGGTTGTAATTGGTAAGAACATCGCCCTAGGCTCGATGCTGCTGTTGTTCGTCACTGGCATTCTCTCCAGCCTGATTCCCAACATTCCCCTGGTGGTGGCGATGGTGCCCCTGCTCAAGGAATACTTGGTCAACGTCAATTTGGCCGGGCCGGAGCTGCTGTCGCCCGACTTTGCCGGGCAGATTTCGCCCGAGATTTTGCCTTTGTTTGCGGCCATGATGTTTGGCGCGACCCTGGGCGGCAACGGCACCCTAGTCGGCGCATCGTCAAACATTGTGGCGGCGGGGATTGCTGAACAGCACGGTAAGCCGATTTCGTTTCGACAGTTTTTGAACTATGGCCTGCCGATCATGGCGCTACAGTTGATTACTATCAGCGCCTACGTGGGCATGCGATTCCTGCTGTAG
- a CDS encoding NAD(P)H-quinone oxidoreductase subunit 4: MIEQFPWLTVIVLLPLVAALFIPLIPDKSGKTVRWYALGIGTADFALMSYTFWRHYDASQATFQLAEKVVWLPQLGLSWALSVDGISAPLVLLAGFVTTLSMFAAWQVNRRSRLFYTLMLILYAAQLGVFLAQDLILFFIMWEVELVPVYLLVCIWGGQNRDYAATKFLMYTALASIFILVAALGMGFYGDTLTFDMAELGRKQFPLGLELFLYAGLLVSFGVKLAIFPFHTWLPDTHGEASSPVSMILAGVLLKMGGYGLIRLNLELLPHAHVYFAPTLVILGVVNIVYGALNSFAQTNMKRRLAYSSISHMGFVLLGIASYTDLGVSGAMLQMLSHGLIASVLFFLAGVTYDRSRTMMMNQLGGLGQAMPTVFALFTMGTLASLALPGMSGFAGELEVLVGLATSDIYGPAFRSVALFLAAVGLILTPIYLLSMVRQVFHGASADQMCDLVPACDLDDLDLKAQGNQEANCFGTDCILPEEAEFRDASSREIFIAACFLGLIIAIGCYPKVATQMYDVKSMAVNSQVLTAYHETYPDTLQRLAQGRWSSAISAAQSADVLGVVK; this comes from the coding sequence ATGATAGAGCAGTTCCCCTGGCTGACCGTGATCGTGCTATTGCCGTTGGTAGCCGCGTTATTCATTCCTTTGATACCTGATAAAAGCGGCAAGACAGTCCGCTGGTATGCCTTGGGGATTGGCACGGCTGATTTTGCGCTAATGTCTTACACCTTTTGGCGGCATTACGATGCGAGCCAGGCGACCTTCCAACTGGCGGAAAAGGTGGTTTGGTTACCGCAGTTGGGCTTGAGTTGGGCGCTATCGGTGGATGGTATTTCGGCTCCGCTAGTCCTGTTAGCGGGCTTTGTGACGACGCTGTCGATGTTTGCTGCCTGGCAGGTAAATCGGCGATCGCGCCTGTTTTATACATTGATGTTGATTCTGTATGCTGCCCAGTTGGGGGTATTTCTGGCCCAAGATCTGATTCTGTTCTTCATCATGTGGGAAGTGGAACTGGTGCCAGTTTATTTGCTGGTATGCATTTGGGGCGGGCAAAATCGGGACTATGCAGCGACGAAGTTCTTGATGTATACGGCCCTGGCTTCGATCTTCATTTTAGTGGCAGCTCTAGGAATGGGATTCTATGGCGATACGCTCACCTTTGATATGGCTGAACTAGGGAGAAAGCAGTTTCCTTTAGGACTGGAATTGTTTTTGTACGCTGGACTGCTAGTATCCTTTGGGGTCAAATTGGCAATTTTCCCCTTTCATACTTGGCTACCGGACACCCACGGCGAAGCTTCTTCTCCTGTATCCATGATTTTGGCAGGAGTATTACTGAAAATGGGGGGGTATGGGCTGATCCGGTTGAACTTGGAACTATTACCCCATGCCCATGTGTATTTTGCGCCGACGTTGGTGATTTTAGGGGTAGTCAACATTGTCTATGGGGCGCTAAACTCCTTTGCACAAACCAATATGAAGCGGCGGTTGGCCTATTCCTCAATTTCTCACATGGGGTTTGTCCTGCTAGGGATTGCTTCCTACACTGATTTGGGTGTGAGTGGGGCGATGCTGCAAATGCTGTCCCACGGGCTGATTGCGTCGGTGTTATTTTTCTTGGCAGGCGTTACCTACGATCGCTCCCGCACGATGATGATGAATCAGTTGGGTGGGTTGGGGCAGGCCATGCCCACCGTGTTTGCTCTGTTCACCATGGGGACACTGGCATCCTTAGCTTTGCCTGGAATGAGTGGGTTTGCCGGAGAGCTGGAGGTCTTGGTCGGCTTGGCCACATCGGACATCTATGGTCCGGCCTTTCGCTCGGTAGCCCTTTTTCTGGCAGCAGTAGGGTTGATTCTGACACCGATCTACCTGCTGTCGATGGTGCGGCAGGTGTTTCATGGGGCCAGTGCTGATCAAATGTGTGACCTGGTGCCTGCCTGTGATCTGGATGACCTAGATTTGAAGGCCCAGGGTAACCAAGAGGCAAACTGTTTTGGCACGGACTGTATCTTGCCAGAGGAGGCAGAGTTTAGGGATGCCAGTTCTCGGGAGATTTTTATTGCGGCTTGTTTTCTGGGGCTGATTATTGCGATCGGGTGTTATCCCAAAGTGGCGACCCAGATGTATGACGTAAAGTCGATGGCGGTTAACTCCCAGGTGCTGACGGCGTATCATGAGACCTATCCAGATACGCTGCAGCGCTTGGCGCAGGGGCGATGGAGTTCGGCGATCTCAGCCGCTCAATCTGCGGATGTCTTGGGTGTTGTCAAATAA
- a CDS encoding 2-isopropylmalate synthase, giving the protein MSNPPSHDRILIFDTTLRDGEQSPGATLNVEEKLVIAKQLARLGVDIIEAGFPFASPGDFEAVQKIAREVGTENGPTICGLARATKGDIERAGEAIKPAVKGRIHTFLATSDIHMEYKLRKSRAEVLAIAPEMVAYAKTFTNDVEFSPEDAGRSDPEFLYQVLEAAIAAGATTVNIPDTVGYLTPSEFGDLIRGIKANVPNIDQAVISVHGHNDLGLAVANFLEAVKAGARQLECTINGIGERAGNAALEELVMAMHVRRAFYNPFLGRPAESEEPLTNIDTRQIYKTSRLVSNLTGMFVQPNKAIVGANAFAHESGIHQDGVLKNKLTYEIMDATSIGLTDNQIVLGKHSGRNAFRTRLQELGYELDDQALNRAFLRFKELADKKKEITDWDIESIVNDESRQTPEHFHLDLVQVSCGDSAKPTATVTIRTPEGQELMDAAIGTGPVDAVYKAINRVVDIPNQLIEFSVQSVTEGIDALGEVTIRIRHGDRVFSGHAANTDIVVASAHAYLHALNRLYTALQTGQAIHPQRETVTASL; this is encoded by the coding sequence ATGAGCAACCCGCCCAGCCACGATCGCATCTTAATCTTCGACACCACCCTGCGGGACGGCGAGCAGTCTCCTGGGGCCACCCTCAACGTCGAAGAGAAGCTGGTGATTGCGAAACAGCTGGCGCGGTTGGGAGTTGACATTATCGAAGCCGGGTTCCCCTTTGCTAGCCCTGGCGATTTTGAGGCGGTGCAGAAGATTGCCCGAGAAGTTGGTACAGAAAACGGCCCCACCATCTGCGGCTTGGCCCGTGCCACCAAGGGCGACATTGAGCGGGCCGGGGAAGCAATTAAGCCCGCCGTGAAGGGGCGCATTCACACGTTCCTCGCGACCTCCGACATCCACATGGAGTACAAGCTGCGCAAGAGCCGCGCCGAGGTGCTGGCGATCGCTCCCGAAATGGTGGCCTACGCCAAGACCTTCACCAACGATGTCGAGTTTTCGCCCGAAGACGCGGGCCGCTCTGACCCCGAGTTTTTGTATCAGGTGCTGGAGGCGGCGATCGCCGCTGGGGCCACCACCGTCAATATCCCTGACACCGTTGGTTACCTGACGCCGAGTGAATTTGGCGACCTGATTCGCGGCATTAAAGCCAACGTGCCCAACATTGACCAGGCCGTAATCTCCGTCCACGGCCACAACGACTTAGGCCTGGCGGTGGCCAACTTTCTTGAGGCGGTGAAGGCTGGGGCGCGCCAGCTCGAATGCACCATCAATGGCATCGGCGAGCGGGCTGGGAATGCTGCCCTCGAAGAACTGGTAATGGCCATGCACGTGCGCCGCGCCTTCTACAACCCTTTCCTAGGTCGCCCCGCCGAGTCGGAGGAACCCCTAACTAACATCGATACTCGCCAGATCTACAAGACCTCGCGCTTGGTATCGAACCTGACCGGCATGTTTGTGCAGCCCAACAAGGCGATCGTAGGGGCCAATGCTTTTGCCCACGAGTCGGGCATTCACCAGGACGGTGTGCTCAAAAACAAGCTCACCTACGAAATCATGGATGCCACCTCCATTGGTCTCACCGACAACCAGATCGTGCTGGGCAAGCACTCGGGCCGCAACGCCTTTCGCACCCGCCTGCAAGAGCTGGGCTATGAGCTAGATGACCAGGCCCTCAACCGCGCCTTTTTGCGGTTCAAAGAGCTGGCCGATAAGAAAAAAGAAATTACCGATTGGGATATTGAGTCGATCGTCAACGACGAAAGCCGGCAGACCCCCGAGCACTTTCACCTCGACCTGGTGCAGGTTTCCTGCGGCGACAGCGCTAAGCCCACCGCCACTGTCACTATTCGCACCCCCGAAGGCCAAGAGCTGATGGATGCTGCGATCGGTACCGGCCCAGTGGATGCGGTCTATAAAGCGATCAACCGGGTGGTCGATATTCCCAACCAGCTGATCGAGTTTTCGGTGCAGTCGGTGACTGAGGGCATCGACGCCCTTGGGGAAGTTACCATTCGCATTCGCCACGGCGATCGCGTCTTCTCGGGCCACGCAGCGAATACCGACATTGTGGTGGCTTCGGCCCACGCCTATCTGCACGCCCTCAACCGCCTGTACACGGCGTTGCAGACTGGGCAAGCCATCCATCCTCAGCGGGAAACGGTGACGGCTTCATTGTAA
- the cbiB gene encoding adenosylcobinamide-phosphate synthase CbiB: MMSALWFNWAEQVTVVVLAAALDRIVGDPWGWPHPVQAIGQAITWGSQSIFRLKLPPGGERSLGVMLGLSVILGSGVVGWSIVRLSGMVHPVVGMGCEVVLLASCFAGRSLRRAAEDVLAPLESGDISLARERLSLYVGRDTADLDEPEILRAVLETVSENATDGVMAPLFYALVGALLPLGSVSVALAYKGASTLDSMVGYREAPYTHLGWFSARFEDALTWLPCRLTVFTIALLSGRPRQVWALCRRDAPADPSPNAGWSECAYAAALGVQLGGRNVYRGQVKEKPLLGDTVVPITGDRILSALALTRYAFLLWTGLGVSVVAGLGGLSQG, from the coding sequence ATGATGTCAGCTTTATGGTTTAACTGGGCCGAGCAGGTAACGGTGGTGGTGCTGGCGGCTGCGCTCGATCGCATCGTTGGCGACCCCTGGGGCTGGCCTCACCCGGTGCAGGCGATCGGCCAGGCGATTACCTGGGGCTCGCAGAGCATTTTTCGCCTCAAGCTGCCGCCGGGTGGGGAGCGATCGCTGGGCGTCATGCTGGGGCTAAGCGTCATTCTCGGCAGTGGAGTGGTCGGGTGGAGCATAGTGCGACTGAGCGGGATGGTTCATCCTGTTGTTGGGATGGGCTGCGAAGTTGTGCTCTTGGCTAGCTGCTTTGCCGGACGCAGCCTGCGGCGGGCGGCGGAAGATGTGCTGGCCCCGCTGGAGTCGGGCGATATCTCCCTGGCGCGGGAGCGTCTCTCCCTCTATGTAGGCCGCGACACCGCAGATCTGGACGAGCCTGAAATATTGCGAGCCGTGCTGGAAACCGTGAGCGAAAACGCCACAGATGGGGTGATGGCGCCGCTGTTTTATGCCCTGGTGGGGGCCTTGCTGCCGCTGGGCAGCGTGTCCGTGGCCCTGGCCTATAAAGGGGCCAGCACGCTGGATTCGATGGTTGGCTACCGAGAAGCGCCCTACACCCACCTGGGCTGGTTTAGCGCCCGCTTTGAAGATGCTTTGACCTGGCTACCCTGCCGCCTGACGGTGTTCACCATTGCCCTGCTCTCGGGTCGGCCCCGGCAAGTTTGGGCGCTCTGCCGCCGCGATGCCCCAGCAGACCCCAGTCCCAACGCGGGGTGGAGCGAGTGCGCCTACGCTGCCGCCCTGGGGGTGCAGTTGGGCGGACGGAACGTGTATAGGGGGCAGGTGAAGGAGAAGCCGCTGCTGGGGGATACGGTGGTGCCGATTACAGGCGATCGCATCCTCTCTGCCCTTGCCCTCACCCGCTATGCCTTCCTGCTGTGGACTGGCCTAGGCGTATCCGTCGTAGCAGGCCTGGGAGGGCTCAGCCAGGGATAA
- a CDS encoding surface-adhesin E family protein encodes MKTLIVGLAAIISAVGASGALAQSSSVDWVEVTQNAVGDRFLVERNSIQLRDGAVWYWEHRDFPEPNNAFVGVELEQPVHSVMLYRSADCAGSVSRIRQIIARDKDGQVIQRINYGDAGQLTQPQAGSSAAAVLRFVCDQPQAAPPASS; translated from the coding sequence ATGAAAACTTTGATTGTTGGTTTGGCCGCGATCATTTCTGCTGTCGGTGCTTCTGGTGCGCTGGCTCAGTCTAGTTCAGTAGACTGGGTTGAGGTGACGCAAAATGCTGTGGGCGATCGCTTCCTAGTAGAGCGTAACTCTATTCAATTAAGGGATGGAGCTGTTTGGTACTGGGAACATCGCGACTTCCCTGAACCGAACAACGCCTTTGTCGGGGTTGAGCTGGAGCAACCTGTGCATAGTGTCATGTTGTATCGCTCTGCCGATTGTGCAGGCAGTGTTTCTCGGATTAGGCAAATCATTGCTCGTGACAAGGATGGGCAGGTAATTCAGCGCATTAACTATGGGGATGCTGGTCAGTTGACGCAACCTCAGGCAGGCAGTAGCGCAGCAGCCGTCTTGCGCTTTGTCTGTGACCAACCCCAGGCAGCACCACCTGCCTCATCATGA
- a CDS encoding AbrB family transcriptional regulator — MVKATQIEPLVGKELLQKVKDLDELSKEEKAKACGYYTLTKAGNPRVNMMKFLNALIEAEGIQLDSAQNGNGRGGRSASFRITVQSNGNLLIGSTYTKQMGLRPGDEFEITLGRKHIRLKQLGENGLLIDDEDE, encoded by the coding sequence ATGGTTAAAGCAACTCAGATAGAACCACTGGTCGGCAAAGAATTACTGCAAAAGGTCAAAGATCTTGATGAGCTCAGCAAAGAAGAGAAGGCTAAAGCCTGCGGCTATTACACATTGACCAAGGCGGGCAACCCTCGGGTCAACATGATGAAATTCCTCAACGCCTTGATTGAGGCGGAGGGCATTCAGCTTGACAGCGCTCAGAATGGCAACGGGCGCGGCGGACGAAGCGCCAGTTTTCGTATCACGGTCCAGTCTAACGGCAACTTGCTAATTGGCTCAACTTACACCAAGCAAATGGGGCTTAGACCCGGTGACGAGTTTGAAATTACCTTAGGGCGCAAGCACATTCGTCTCAAGCAGTTGGGGGAAAACGGTCTTCTGATTGACGACGAAGACGAATAA
- a CDS encoding glycosyltransferase family 2 protein produces MTFTHSPSLSALPTFTPPIDISVVVPVYNEYESLPALVAAIAGALDGLGYTYEILGVDDGSSDGSSDRLRELAQQYPQLRAVILRRNYGQTAAMAAGFDHSRGQIVITMDGDLQNDPADIPRLLDRLNEGYDLVSGWRKNRQDNTFTRLIPSKIANWLIAGVTGVELHDYGCSLKAYRAELIRDLNLYGELHRFLPALAFIEGARITEMPVTHHARRFGTSKYGLGRTLRVVMDMLTVYFMKKFLTRPMHVFGSLGLASMALGVALGIYLTLVKILAGQDIGDRPLLVLVVVLVLAGIQLFSFGLLAELLMRTYHESQQRPIYRVREVVSKASSPGLALPVNPGTSGP; encoded by the coding sequence ATGACATTTACCCATTCCCCCTCGCTTTCTGCACTGCCGACCTTTACGCCCCCCATCGACATCTCGGTGGTGGTGCCAGTCTACAACGAGTACGAGAGCTTACCTGCCTTAGTGGCAGCGATCGCCGGAGCGCTTGACGGGCTGGGCTACACCTACGAAATTTTGGGGGTAGACGACGGCTCCAGCGACGGATCGAGCGATCGCCTACGCGAGTTGGCCCAGCAATATCCCCAGCTGCGCGCCGTGATCTTGCGCCGCAACTACGGCCAAACCGCCGCCATGGCTGCCGGGTTTGACCATTCCCGTGGCCAAATCGTCATCACCATGGATGGCGATCTGCAAAACGACCCCGCCGACATTCCCCGCCTGCTCGATCGCCTCAACGAGGGCTACGACCTGGTCAGCGGCTGGCGCAAAAACCGCCAAGACAACACCTTTACCCGGCTAATTCCCTCCAAAATTGCCAACTGGCTGATTGCTGGGGTCACCGGGGTTGAGCTGCACGACTACGGCTGCTCCCTCAAGGCCTACCGAGCCGAGCTGATCCGCGACCTCAACCTCTACGGCGAGCTGCACCGCTTTTTGCCCGCTCTGGCCTTTATCGAAGGGGCCCGCATTACCGAGATGCCCGTCACCCACCACGCCCGCCGCTTTGGCACCAGCAAATACGGTCTGGGCCGCACCCTGCGCGTGGTGATGGACATGCTTACCGTCTACTTTATGAAGAAGTTTCTCACCCGGCCCATGCACGTCTTTGGCAGCTTGGGGCTGGCGTCGATGGCGTTGGGCGTTGCCTTGGGAATTTATCTCACCCTGGTGAAGATTTTGGCCGGTCAGGATATTGGCGATCGCCCCCTGCTGGTTCTCGTTGTCGTGCTGGTGCTGGCGGGCATTCAGCTGTTTAGCTTTGGCCTGCTGGCCGAACTGCTCATGCGCACCTACCACGAATCGCAGCAGCGCCCCATTTACCGGGTGCGTGAGGTGGTCAGCAAGGCTTCATCCCCGGGGTTGGCCCTTCCCGTCAACCCTGGAACTAGCGGCCCCTAA
- a CDS encoding UPF0104 family protein: protein MSFLHAAWLTRLKPLARWVVVGAAIAFLLHTLVRHWAEISALRIGVQGWSLLLVALGMTLLAHIWAGWVWSWTLQALQQPITGSWSVLVYLQTNLLKYLPGNVWHFFGRVRALRHAGVDNGPAIIGTALEPLLMAAAALVVGIATPTHYWPFQLLGLGIVLATLSPRWLNSLVNRLSRSKAAHPPTEDSALLNRGMNRQNLQTLHGPLNSPILGDFETLPPPNLGGAGGQIIPALSNAENSPSSPSTPGLRHYPFKPLLGQLGYVALRGLGFCLVLRAVTPLAASDWPSTISAFSLAWLGGLVVPGAPGGLGVFEAIALSLLQGQFSAAVVLSAVVLYRVVSTLAEVLGAALATFGQGLSSTLK from the coding sequence TTGTCGTTTTTGCATGCTGCTTGGCTAACGCGCCTAAAGCCCTTAGCTCGCTGGGTAGTGGTGGGTGCGGCGATCGCCTTCTTACTCCACACCCTGGTGCGTCACTGGGCTGAGATTAGCGCCCTGCGCATTGGCGTCCAGGGTTGGAGCTTGTTGCTAGTGGCCCTCGGCATGACGCTGCTGGCCCACATTTGGGCTGGCTGGGTGTGGAGCTGGACCCTGCAAGCTCTGCAACAGCCCATTACCGGCAGCTGGAGCGTTCTCGTTTACCTGCAAACCAACCTGCTGAAATACTTGCCCGGCAACGTCTGGCACTTCTTTGGCCGAGTGCGTGCCCTGCGCCATGCAGGGGTCGACAACGGCCCCGCCATCATCGGCACCGCTCTAGAACCCCTCCTCATGGCCGCCGCCGCCTTAGTCGTGGGCATTGCCACTCCCACTCACTACTGGCCCTTTCAGCTTCTGGGCCTGGGCATTGTCCTCGCCACCCTTTCCCCCCGCTGGCTCAATTCTCTAGTCAATCGCCTCAGCCGCTCCAAAGCTGCCCACCCACCTACCGAAGATTCGGCGTTGCTGAATCGAGGCATGAACCGGCAAAACCTCCAGACTCTGCATGGCCCCCTAAATTCCCCAATTCTGGGGGACTTTGAGACTCTGCCTCCCCCTAATTTGGGGGGGGCGGGGGGGCAAATCATACCTGCGTTAAGCAACGCCGAAAATTCTCCCTCATCTCCCTCCACTCCCGGCCTTCGCCACTACCCTTTCAAACCCCTGCTCGGCCAGCTCGGCTACGTAGCCCTACGCGGCCTTGGCTTTTGCCTGGTGCTCAGGGCCGTGACACCGTTGGCGGCGAGCGACTGGCCCAGCACCATCAGCGCCTTTAGTTTGGCCTGGCTGGGGGGGCTAGTGGTGCCGGGCGCACCGGGTGGCCTGGGCGTGTTTGAGGCGATCGCCCTCAGTCTGCTTCAAGGACAATTCTCTGCTGCCGTGGTGCTCAGCGCTGTGGTGCTGTATCGGGTGGTCAGCACCCTGGCCGAGGTTCTGGGTGCTGCATTAGCCACTTTTGGGCAGGGCCTTTCCAGTACACTCAAATAA
- a CDS encoding C40 family peptidase — MDSSAAFSSQEGLFASFGQEYICDQALNLYKTDALEGLVTQAAVGRHLRLMQASPQAYAVILCEDDYPGWISAADGDALKPAEQSYQPVSLDRSAIEPRLPEAIAFTQRAMATPNTYLWGGTVGPNYDCSGLMQAAFASVGIRLPRDSYQQEAFTQPIGWDELLPGDLIFFGTPERTKHVALYLGQGDYIHSSGVDQGRNGIGIDSLTDLSHPVSASYHRQLRRAGRVMTSYCPGGAL, encoded by the coding sequence ATGGATTCGAGTGCGGCATTCTCTAGTCAAGAAGGGTTATTTGCATCCTTTGGGCAGGAATATATCTGTGATCAGGCCCTCAACCTCTACAAAACTGACGCGTTGGAGGGGTTGGTGACCCAGGCAGCCGTGGGGCGGCATCTGCGGCTGATGCAAGCATCCCCCCAGGCTTACGCGGTGATCCTTTGCGAAGACGACTATCCCGGTTGGATCAGCGCTGCTGATGGGGATGCGCTCAAGCCCGCTGAACAGTCCTACCAACCTGTCTCCCTCGATCGCAGCGCCATTGAGCCTCGCCTGCCGGAGGCGATCGCTTTTACGCAGCGGGCGATGGCCACACCCAACACTTACCTCTGGGGCGGCACTGTTGGCCCCAACTACGATTGCTCAGGGTTAATGCAGGCAGCCTTTGCCTCGGTGGGCATTCGTCTGCCCCGCGACTCATACCAGCAGGAGGCCTTTACCCAGCCCATCGGCTGGGATGAGCTACTGCCGGGTGACTTAATCTTTTTTGGCACCCCAGAACGCACTAAGCATGTGGCCCTCTACCTGGGTCAGGGCGACTATATTCACAGTTCAGGGGTTGACCAGGGCCGCAACGGCATTGGCATCGACTCGTTAACCGATCTGTCGCACCCCGTGAGCGCGTCTTACCATCGGCAGCTGCGCCGGGCGGGGCGGGTGATGACCAGTTACTGCCCAGGGGGCGCGCTATAG